From a single Brassica rapa cultivar Chiifu-401-42 chromosome A01, CAAS_Brap_v3.01, whole genome shotgun sequence genomic region:
- the LOC117127243 gene encoding stress-induced protein KIN2-like — MSDKQNLSYQAGQATGQTKEKASGLMDKAKDAAASAQDSMQHAGQQMKQKAQGAAEVVKDKTGLNKNT; from the exons atgtCAGACAAGCAAAACCTAAGCTACCAAGCAGGCCAAGCCACTGGCCAGACTAAG GAGAAGGCAAGTGGTCTTATGGACAAGGCCAAAGATGCTGCTGCTTCAGCTCAAGACTCCATGCAACAT GCTGGGCAACAGATGAAGCAGAAGGCACAAGGAGCTGCTGAAGTGGTGAAGGACAAAACTGGCTTGAACAAGAACACCTAA
- the LOC103843333 gene encoding ultraviolet-B receptor UVR8 has protein sequence MVSATSVIAWGSGEDGQLGIGSNEEKEWACVVEALEPYSVRSVVSGSRNSLAICDDGTMFTWGWNQKGTLGHPPETKTENIPSRVKALANVKITQAAIGGWHCLAVDDQGRAYAWGGNEYGQCGEEPLKDEMGRPVRRDIVIPKRCAPKLTVRQVAAGGTHSVVLTRDGHVWTWGQPWPPGDIKQIFVPVRVQGLENVRLIAVGAFHNLALEEDGRLMAWGNNEYGQLGTGDTQPTPHPVPIQGLDGLTLVDIAAGGWHSTALTDKGEVYGWGRGEHGRLGFGDNDKSSKMVPQKVNLLADEVIIQVSCGGTHSVALTRDGRIFSFGRGDHGRLGYGRKVTTGQPLELPIKIPPPEGSLNHADEEEGKWLATSIACGGRHTLAIVEWKSDDI, from the exons aTGGTTTCAGCTACTTCAGTCATAGCCTG GGGCTCAGGAGAAGATGGGCAACTAGGAATTGGTAGCAACGAAGAGAAGGAATGGGCTTGTGTCGTTGAAGCTCTCGAGCCTTACTCTGTTCGCTCTGTAGTCTCCGGTAGCCGTAACTCCCTCGCCATTTGCGATGATGGAACG ATGTTTACATGGGGCTGGAATCAAAAAGGAACATTAGGACACCCACCAGAGACTAAGACTGAAAATATCCCTAGTCGTGTTAAGGCTCTTGCCAATGTCAAGATCACTCAG GCAGCAATTGGTGGTTGGCATTGTTTGGCTGTTGATGATCAAGGCCGAGCCTACGCGTGGG GTGGGAATGAATATGGACAGTGCGGTGAAGAGCCTCTAAAAGACGAGATGGGTAGACCCGTTCGTAGAGATATCGTCATCCCTAAGCGCTGTGCCCCTAAACTCACGGTCCGACAG GTTGCTGCAGGTGGTACTCACTCAGTGGTTCTGACACGTGATGGTCACGTGTGGACTTGGGGTCAACCCTGGCCTCCCGGTGACAT aaaacaGATATTTGTTCCGGTGAGAGTTCAAGGACTTGAGAATGTGCGTCTTATCGCTGTTGGTGCGTTTCATAACCTGGCGCTTGAAGAAGATGGGAGGCTAATGGCATGGGGTAATAACGAGTATGGACAACTTGGAACCGGTGATACTCAGCCAACACCTCATCCTGTTCCTATCCAAGGCCTTGATGGTCTCACtttg GTTGATATTGCTGCGGGTGGATGGCACTCAACCGCTTTAACCGATAAAGGAGAG GTGTATGGATGGGGAAGAGGAGAACATGGAAGACTAGGGTTTGGTGACAATGACAAGAGCAGCAAAATGGTTCCACAGAAAGTTAATCTTCTAGCTGATGAAGTTATCATTCAG GTTTCTTGCGGTGGAACACATTCAGTTGCTTTGACAAGAGATGGCAGAATCTTCTCG TTTGGTAGAGGAGATCATGGAAGACTTGGTTATGGAAGGAAAGTAACAACGGGGCAGCCATTGGAGTTGCCTATAAAGATTCCTCCACCTGAAGGAAGCTTGAATCAtgctgatgaagaagaagggaaATGGTTAGCTACATCGATTGCTTGCGGTGGACGCCACACTCTTGCTATCGTTGAATGGAAGTCCGATGATATTTGA